The Sulfitobacter sp. SK011 genome has a window encoding:
- a CDS encoding chemotaxis protein CheW: MSDACTSTTIELLTFRLADQEYSLDIMSVREIRGWTRATPLPHAPHFMKGVINLRGTVLPVMDLGARLGLPPCEKTDRNVIIVVMLKDKMTGLMVDAVSDIIALTAQDLQRPPDMNSGGVPNVVSALTLIDDRLIRVLDLASVIAPSESAAA; encoded by the coding sequence ATGAGCGACGCATGCACATCAACGACAATTGAGCTGTTGACGTTTCGGCTCGCAGATCAGGAATATTCCCTCGACATCATGTCGGTCCGGGAAATCCGCGGATGGACGCGCGCAACGCCCCTGCCCCACGCGCCGCATTTCATGAAAGGGGTCATCAACTTGCGTGGGACCGTGCTGCCGGTGATGGATTTGGGTGCACGTCTTGGTCTGCCACCATGTGAAAAAACCGACCGGAACGTCATCATCGTTGTCATGCTTAAGGACAAAATGACCGGGCTTATGGTTGATGCGGTGTCTGACATCATTGCACTCACCGCACAAGACCTGCAACGGCCGCCGGACATGAACAGCGGCGGTGTACCCAACGTCGTCAGCGCGTTGACTTTGATAGACGACCGCCTGATCCGGGTCCTTGACCTTGCCAGTGTGATTGCGCCGTCAGAAAGTGCTGCGGCATGA
- a CDS encoding chemotaxis protein CheA — protein MNSQIDPLAEIRASFFIECDELIEALQDGLRTIEEGQSDSETINVVFRAVHSVKGGAGAFGLDALVRFAHSFETVLVEVRSGHLQIDPSTLKLFYQAADHLSDLVLASRDSTSFPDAETATLVAKLDDLLGDDVTAEPLNGDAIDFQPMPLSLDLSLGDDDTGDPDSLGTSDAMPKSPDRHCYVVTFTPFPELFETGNEPFVLLRNLSSLGSAIVTADLSKIPDLQFLVPELPTITWTIWLETNADASEITSVFEFVEGQCSLQIELGSDQNSDNTDAETTQNSTALSPGTAEKPNNGRPSNIPAPSERSGPITAPPKSMVRVDLDRIERLVNLVGELVINQAMLSQSLEQSGLPPYSDAMSGLEEFQRLTRDIQDSVMMIRAQPVKSLFQRMSRITRETSGALAKDVRLYTQGEDTEVDKTVIERLAHPLTHMIRNAVDHGLETTQARIAAGKPPQGEIRLSAAHRSGRVIIEIADDGAGINRSKVLQIATDKGLVPADSQLSETEIDNLLFLPGFSTSSVVSELSGRGVGMDVVRTAIQALGGRITIQSVPGTGTTFSISLPLTLAVLEGMVVEVAGETLVLPLNLVIETLTVTENDVEMVRPGTTVVRVRGTLVPLFDLGLELGYRPPLPSFDEAVILLVAHEDGNRAALIIDNILDQRQVVIKGLDESFYRAPGVAAATILGDGQIALILDPSDIISNAGQHSAPRPPILDAGALA, from the coding sequence ATGAACTCGCAGATTGATCCACTCGCTGAAATCCGCGCCTCATTCTTTATCGAGTGTGACGAGCTGATCGAGGCATTGCAGGACGGTCTTCGGACCATTGAGGAAGGCCAGAGCGACAGCGAAACGATCAATGTCGTCTTTAGGGCTGTCCATTCAGTGAAAGGTGGCGCGGGGGCCTTTGGGCTCGACGCATTGGTGCGGTTTGCACATAGTTTTGAAACGGTTCTGGTCGAGGTCCGGTCGGGCCACCTGCAAATTGATCCTAGCACGTTAAAGCTTTTCTATCAGGCAGCAGACCACCTGAGCGATCTGGTCCTTGCCAGTCGTGACAGCACATCTTTCCCCGATGCAGAGACTGCAACTTTGGTGGCCAAACTGGACGACCTGCTGGGTGATGATGTGACAGCTGAACCCTTGAATGGGGACGCAATCGATTTTCAACCGATGCCCCTGTCGCTTGACCTCAGTCTTGGGGATGACGACACGGGCGACCCGGATTCCCTTGGCACTTCTGACGCCATGCCAAAGTCACCAGATCGACATTGCTATGTCGTGACGTTCACCCCTTTTCCAGAACTCTTTGAAACCGGGAACGAGCCATTTGTACTGTTGAGAAACCTGAGCAGTCTGGGCTCTGCAATCGTCACCGCAGATCTCAGCAAGATACCCGACTTGCAATTTCTGGTTCCGGAGCTTCCCACCATAACTTGGACGATCTGGCTCGAAACCAATGCCGATGCGTCAGAAATCACCTCTGTCTTTGAATTTGTGGAAGGCCAATGCAGCCTTCAGATTGAGCTGGGCAGTGACCAGAACTCTGACAATACCGATGCTGAGACAACTCAGAATTCAACCGCTCTAAGCCCGGGGACGGCTGAGAAACCGAACAATGGACGCCCGTCTAACATCCCTGCCCCATCAGAAAGGTCCGGTCCGATCACCGCTCCACCCAAATCAATGGTACGCGTCGATCTTGACCGCATTGAAAGGCTGGTCAATCTGGTGGGCGAATTGGTCATCAACCAAGCCATGCTGAGCCAAAGCCTTGAGCAATCAGGCCTGCCCCCCTATTCGGACGCGATGAGTGGTCTGGAAGAATTTCAGCGCCTGACCAGAGATATTCAGGACAGTGTCATGATGATCCGGGCCCAGCCGGTCAAGTCGTTGTTTCAGCGCATGTCCCGCATCACACGCGAAACCTCAGGTGCCCTGGCGAAAGACGTGCGTCTCTATACCCAAGGTGAAGACACGGAAGTGGACAAGACAGTTATTGAACGGCTGGCTCATCCTTTGACGCATATGATCCGCAATGCGGTCGATCATGGGCTGGAGACAACGCAGGCACGTATCGCCGCCGGCAAGCCCCCACAAGGCGAAATCAGGCTTAGCGCCGCGCACCGTTCCGGCAGGGTGATCATCGAAATTGCCGATGATGGTGCCGGGATCAACCGATCCAAGGTCCTGCAGATCGCAACCGATAAAGGTCTTGTCCCCGCAGACTCACAGCTCAGTGAAACAGAGATCGATAACTTGCTGTTTCTGCCAGGCTTTTCCACGTCAAGCGTCGTGTCAGAGCTGTCAGGTCGCGGCGTTGGCATGGACGTCGTGCGCACCGCCATCCAGGCCCTTGGTGGTCGGATAACCATACAGTCGGTACCTGGAACTGGTACAACTTTTTCCATTTCGCTGCCCCTGACCCTGGCCGTGCTTGAGGGCATGGTTGTTGAGGTCGCGGGCGAAACCCTGGTCCTACCGCTCAATCTGGTCATTGAAACACTGACCGTTACCGAGAACGATGTTGAAATGGTCCGCCCCGGCACCACTGTGGTACGCGTGCGCGGCACCTTGGTACCGCTTTTTGATCTGGGTCTGGAACTTGGCTACCGACCTCCGCTTCCCAGCTTTGATGAGGCGGTCATCCTGCTGGTCGCGCATGAGGACGGCAACCGCGCGGCCCTGATCATCGACAATATCCTCGATCAGCGTCAGGTTGTGATCAAGGGTCTTGATGAGAGCTTTTACCGTGCGCCCGGCGTTGCAGCAGCGACGATACTCGGGGATGGTCAGATTGCACTGATCCTTGACCCTTCGGACATCATTTCCAACGCAGGACAGCACTCCGCACCGCGCCCGCCAATCCTTGACGCAGGAGCCTTGGCATGA
- a CDS encoding protein-glutamate O-methyltransferase CheR encodes MTKPQAELDKVSFRAIADLAYRESGLTLVEEKTTMIQSRLRRRLLALKLSEFSDYCDFVYSERGRGERKQLISALTTNVSHFFREDHHFDALCTRVRAALSLLRAGGRMRIWSAGCSNGQEAVSAAIRLLEICPEIADHDLRILATDIDTEVVSFARRGCYPKRFTTGIAPEKLTKFFDAGPEIDGEETFITKASVKRLIRFNELNLLNSWPMQGRFDAIFCRNVVIYFDLETQTRLWPRFREALTPGGLLFLGHSERIGDPAAFGFECSGPTSYRRMAG; translated from the coding sequence ATGACGAAACCGCAGGCGGAACTGGACAAGGTGAGTTTTCGGGCCATTGCCGATTTGGCCTATCGCGAAAGTGGCCTGACGTTGGTTGAAGAAAAGACCACGATGATCCAATCGCGTCTCAGGCGTCGGTTGCTGGCATTAAAATTGTCCGAGTTTTCCGACTATTGTGACTTCGTTTATTCCGAACGCGGCCGAGGCGAACGCAAACAACTCATTTCTGCGTTGACGACCAACGTCTCTCATTTCTTTCGAGAGGATCATCATTTCGACGCGCTTTGCACCCGCGTACGCGCCGCCTTATCGCTGCTGCGCGCCGGGGGCAGGATGCGCATTTGGTCGGCGGGATGTTCCAATGGTCAAGAAGCCGTTTCAGCTGCAATCCGCTTGCTCGAAATCTGCCCTGAAATTGCCGATCACGACCTGCGCATTCTCGCAACCGATATCGATACAGAGGTCGTCAGTTTTGCCAGACGGGGCTGCTATCCCAAGAGGTTCACGACGGGCATTGCGCCGGAAAAACTGACCAAGTTCTTTGACGCAGGCCCTGAAATCGATGGCGAAGAGACCTTTATCACCAAAGCCAGCGTGAAAAGGCTGATCCGCTTCAATGAACTCAATCTGCTGAATTCCTGGCCAATGCAGGGGCGATTTGATGCGATCTTTTGCCGAAATGTTGTCATCTATTTCGATCTCGAAACACAAACCCGATTATGGCCGCGGTTTAGAGAAGCGTTGACGCCGGGCGGCTTGCTGTTCTTGGGCCATTCCGAACGCATCGGTGATCCGGCAGCATTTGGGTTTGAGTGTTCCGGGCCCACCAGCTACCGGCGCATGGCCGGGTAA
- a CDS encoding response regulator: protein MALRDQIRIMVVDDMSTSRGLITQALDGFGVRNITTAENGKQALLALAKHPVHLVISDYNMPEMDGLHLLQHLRGAPKTKGVGFVLITGNAEQKIVDYGKKLGMNNFLKKPFQPDALRTCIEAVVGRL from the coding sequence ATGGCACTGCGCGATCAAATCAGGATCATGGTGGTGGATGATATGTCAACCAGTCGCGGGTTGATCACGCAAGCTCTGGACGGCTTTGGCGTGCGTAACATTACAACTGCGGAAAATGGCAAACAGGCGTTGCTGGCTCTTGCCAAGCATCCTGTTCACCTGGTGATTTCAGACTACAACATGCCAGAAATGGATGGTCTGCACTTGTTGCAACACTTGCGCGGTGCACCAAAAACAAAGGGTGTTGGGTTTGTCCTGATTACTGGAAACGCAGAGCAAAAGATCGTTGATTACGGCAAGAAATTGGGCATGAACAACTTTCTTAAAAAGCCTTTTCAGCCGGACGCCCTGCGCACCTGCATCGAAGCGGTGGTGGGCAGACTTTGA